In a single window of the Methylocystis echinoides genome:
- a CDS encoding ParB/RepB/Spo0J family partition protein, with protein MTKSVQKIQLSASRDIPFSKLVLSQSNVRRIKAGVSIEELAEDIARRTLLQSITVRPVVDDQGAETGMFEIPAGGRRYRALELLVKQKRLARNAPIPCVVRTDGIAEEDSLAENVQRAPLHPLDQFRAFLTLREKGNSEEEIAAAFFVSVAVVKQRLRLASVSPQLLDVYAEDGMTLDQLMAFTVNPDHERQEQVWEAIQRSYNKEAYQIRRLLTEDTVRASDKRALYAAEEYKAAGGPIMRDLFQSDDGGWLQDVPLLERLVAEKLARDAEPIRAEGWKWVETAIDFPYGHSYGLRHLLGERQSLTEEEAATREALRNEAEQLEAAYSEADEIPEEVDARLSEIEAALEAFEDRLVLYAPEEIARAGVFVSIDGSGRLRVERGYVRPEDEAPIEEPETPEVQTEAAATYAARAETSVSSSCEPDESANARSAAAADEEDEGMRPLPDKLLSELTAYRTLALREAVGKDPAIAYLSALHAMCLRLFYRYAVDTCLELDAKNVTFGAQAPGLSDTPLAAKVDVRHLDWSQQLPAEPQDLWDALTTFDADTRQRLFAHCVSLTLNAVHEPWSRRPRAIAHADRLASTLSLDVAATGWTPTVDNFLGRITKARILQAVREAKGADVARRIEALKKGDMAREAETLLTGAGWLPEPLRTPGRWSQASLEGSSPLAPEEAAAVEDGAATEGDPAFDEIVAPDEDAEPVDDAQSVAAE; from the coding sequence ATGACAAAATCGGTCCAGAAAATCCAGCTGAGCGCGTCGCGCGATATTCCGTTCAGCAAGCTGGTGCTATCTCAGTCGAATGTGCGGCGGATCAAGGCCGGCGTCTCGATCGAAGAGCTGGCGGAAGACATTGCCCGTCGCACGCTCTTGCAGAGCATCACCGTGCGGCCGGTAGTCGACGACCAGGGCGCCGAGACGGGCATGTTCGAAATCCCCGCGGGCGGGCGCCGTTACCGGGCGCTTGAGCTTCTCGTGAAGCAGAAGCGCCTGGCCCGCAACGCCCCTATCCCTTGCGTCGTGCGGACAGACGGAATCGCGGAAGAGGACAGCCTTGCCGAAAATGTCCAGCGCGCGCCGCTGCATCCGCTCGATCAGTTCCGGGCGTTCCTGACCTTGCGCGAGAAAGGAAATAGCGAGGAGGAGATCGCCGCCGCCTTCTTCGTCAGCGTCGCCGTCGTCAAACAGCGCCTGCGGCTGGCCTCGGTGTCGCCCCAGCTTCTCGACGTCTATGCTGAGGACGGCATGACCCTCGACCAGCTGATGGCCTTCACGGTTAATCCCGACCATGAGCGCCAGGAGCAGGTCTGGGAGGCGATCCAGCGCTCCTACAACAAGGAAGCCTATCAGATCCGCCGGCTGCTCACCGAGGACACGGTGCGGGCCTCCGACAAACGGGCGCTCTATGCGGCCGAAGAATACAAGGCTGCCGGCGGGCCGATCATGCGCGACCTCTTCCAGAGCGACGACGGCGGCTGGCTCCAGGACGTTCCCCTGCTTGAACGGCTTGTCGCCGAGAAGCTCGCGCGCGACGCCGAGCCCATTCGGGCGGAAGGCTGGAAATGGGTGGAGACGGCGATCGACTTCCCCTACGGCCATAGCTATGGGCTTCGTCACCTTCTGGGCGAACGCCAGTCGTTGACTGAAGAGGAAGCCGCGACCCGCGAGGCGCTGCGGAACGAAGCCGAACAATTGGAAGCGGCCTATTCGGAGGCCGACGAAATCCCGGAGGAGGTCGACGCGCGTCTCTCCGAGATTGAGGCGGCGCTCGAAGCTTTCGAGGATCGCCTGGTTCTCTACGCCCCCGAGGAGATCGCCCGCGCCGGCGTCTTTGTCAGCATCGATGGGAGCGGGCGTCTGCGGGTCGAGCGCGGCTATGTGCGGCCGGAGGACGAAGCGCCCATCGAAGAGCCCGAGACTCCCGAGGTCCAGACCGAGGCCGCGGCGACCTACGCCGCGCGTGCGGAGACCTCGGTCTCGTCTTCTTGCGAACCCGACGAGAGCGCAAACGCGCGATCCGCGGCCGCTGCGGACGAGGAGGATGAGGGGATGAGGCCCCTGCCTGACAAATTGCTCAGCGAACTGACCGCCTATCGCACGCTGGCGCTGCGCGAGGCGGTCGGCAAGGATCCGGCGATCGCATACCTCTCGGCTCTCCACGCCATGTGCCTGCGGCTCTTCTATCGCTATGCCGTGGACACCTGCCTCGAACTCGACGCGAAGAACGTCACCTTCGGCGCCCAGGCGCCGGGACTCTCTGACACCCCGCTCGCGGCAAAGGTCGACGTCCGCCATCTCGACTGGTCCCAGCAATTGCCGGCGGAGCCGCAAGACCTGTGGGATGCGCTGACGACCTTCGACGCCGATACGCGCCAGCGTCTATTCGCGCATTGTGTTTCGTTGACCCTGAACGCCGTGCACGAGCCCTGGAGCCGCCGGCCGAGGGCGATCGCCCATGCCGACCGTCTCGCCTCGACGCTCTCTCTCGACGTCGCGGCGACGGGGTGGACGCCCACGGTCGACAATTTCCTCGGACGAATCACCAAGGCGCGCATCCTCCAGGCGGTTCGGGAGGCGAAAGGCGCCGATGTCGCCCGACGGATCGAGGCGCTCAAGAAGGGCGATATGGCGCGGGAAGCGGAAACGCTTCTGACCGGCGCCGGCTGGCTGCCCGAGCCGCTGCGCACCCCGGGCCGTTGGTCGCAGGCCTCATTGGAAGGGAGTTCTCCTTTAGCGCCAGAGGAAGCCGCAGCGGTCGAAGACGGTGCAGCAACGGAAGGCGATCCTGCATTCGACGAAATTGTCGCGCCTGATGAGGATGCCGAGCCGGTCGACGACGCTCAAAGCGTCGCCGCCGAGTAG
- a CDS encoding cation transporter: MSSTGHAGVGTALNLGLVLMELLFGFLSNSLALISDGVHNFSDVLGLLLGRVDGFPQASDLGGTRIAFSLIHRVPAYWRAGNADRNARGGLGHGPDGV; this comes from the coding sequence ATATCGAGCACCGGGCATGCTGGGGTCGGGACGGCGCTCAATCTCGGGCTCGTCCTGATGGAATTGTTGTTTGGGTTCCTGTCGAATTCGCTCGCCCTTATTTCGGATGGCGTGCACAATTTTTCTGATGTTCTCGGCCTGCTCCTAGGCCGTGTGGACGGATTCCCGCAAGCTTCTGATTTAGGGGGTACACGAATCGCATTTTCTCTGATTCATAGGGTGCCGGCGTATTGGAGGGCCGGCAATGCTGACAGGAATGCGAGAGGAGGATTGGGCCACGGTCCTGACGGTGTTTAA
- a CDS encoding nucleotidyltransferase domain-containing protein, producing MLARFQVFTLLERICQELDLTETQHEQAKKSYEAVGEWLAAASDPLLVGMAIRPQGSMALRTAVKPISECEHDVDLISFAPRYSVAAPPGILKQAIGARLKDNGTYARLLEEKPRCWRLNYAGEFHLDITPSIRNPDCVNGGELVPEKGKSAWKATNPEGYRKLFERRGALQPRLRLTELAKDSVRARADSVAPLPERSVFKSVLCRIVQICKRHRDVYFSERDSSLAPISVIITTLLSRSYEACVKDTIYDSEFDVLLDVITRMRDHINQFGSPERPWIITNETTKGENFAEKWSANPALPVAFFEWHKRAVADIVSLKAVEGLDRIQESLTRSFGSRPVKKAMDAFTQDVSKARNAGVLSVAPVAGLTSNTAAAHGGTSVKKNTFYGGR from the coding sequence ATGCTCGCCCGTTTTCAGGTCTTCACTCTCCTCGAGAGGATCTGCCAAGAGCTTGATTTGACCGAGACGCAGCATGAACAGGCGAAAAAGAGCTACGAGGCCGTCGGCGAATGGCTGGCGGCTGCGTCCGATCCGCTGCTCGTCGGGATGGCGATCCGCCCGCAGGGGTCAATGGCGCTTCGGACGGCTGTCAAGCCGATTTCGGAGTGCGAGCACGACGTTGATCTCATCAGTTTCGCGCCTCGGTACTCGGTGGCGGCTCCGCCCGGAATCTTGAAGCAAGCCATTGGAGCACGTCTCAAGGACAACGGGACCTACGCGCGCCTATTGGAGGAAAAGCCGAGGTGCTGGCGGCTGAACTACGCCGGTGAGTTCCACTTGGACATTACGCCGTCGATCCGCAATCCCGACTGCGTCAACGGAGGAGAACTGGTTCCGGAGAAAGGGAAAAGCGCATGGAAAGCGACCAATCCTGAAGGATACAGGAAGCTTTTCGAACGTCGCGGTGCGCTTCAACCGCGCCTGCGCCTGACCGAACTTGCGAAAGACTCGGTACGCGCCCGTGCCGACAGCGTCGCTCCGCTCCCTGAGCGCAGCGTGTTCAAGAGCGTCCTGTGCCGCATCGTGCAGATCTGCAAAAGGCATCGTGACGTCTATTTTTCGGAAAGAGATTCGTCGCTCGCGCCCATCTCGGTTATCATCACCACGCTTCTCTCGCGTAGCTATGAAGCCTGCGTAAAAGACACCATTTACGACAGCGAATTCGACGTCCTGCTGGATGTGATCACGCGCATGCGGGATCACATTAATCAGTTCGGCTCGCCCGAGAGGCCGTGGATCATCACGAACGAGACGACGAAAGGGGAGAATTTCGCCGAAAAATGGAGCGCCAACCCTGCGCTCCCGGTAGCTTTCTTTGAATGGCACAAGCGCGCTGTAGCGGACATCGTGTCCTTGAAAGCAGTAGAGGGGCTGGATCGAATCCAAGAGTCGCTGACTCGGTCGTTCGGAAGCAGGCCGGTGAAGAAGGCTATGGACGCCTTCACGCAGGATGTTTCTAAGGCGCGCAATGCTGGGGTCCTGTCGGTGGCGCCGGTCGCGGGGCTGACGAGCAACACCGCCGCCGCGCACGGTGGAACCTCCGTGAAG
- a CDS encoding DUF932 domain-containing protein: protein MTQVEILDSARGHGGGYKVDASRGERIGRVSSEWFSRPSDERYLSLSDLFAAVRGRTERSRTRTIESAAIRVEASRDDAERLSLQLPGSDSPAAMTHWSFSQLASLIGAPAAYLRQLPAPLAGINLQYGLTSHRPEQVKTLEVENSRVELRAVTGPDYGRIYDHELVSAVQRIAGNGTGDTRWKVPGVLDWSTGIYNPNVDVTEETTTLYASDRDVFLFLVDDLNPIEAGHLPDGSPDLFFRGFYCWNSEVGAKTLGIASFYLRAVCQNRNLWGVEDFEEITIRHSKYAAARFAHEAAPALTRFANSSPLPFVNGVKAARQRIVARNDDDRTEFLRKRGFSKAETAKIIQTVLAEAGRKPESVFDFVQGITAVARGKSHQDARLDFEARAKKLFDRAQ from the coding sequence ATGACCCAGGTGGAGATTTTGGATTCGGCTCGGGGCCATGGTGGCGGCTACAAGGTGGACGCAAGCCGCGGCGAGCGTATTGGCCGCGTGTCGTCAGAGTGGTTTTCTCGACCTTCGGATGAGCGATACCTGTCCCTGTCGGATCTGTTCGCCGCCGTGCGTGGCCGGACTGAGCGCAGCCGGACGAGGACGATCGAGAGCGCCGCAATCCGAGTGGAAGCCAGCCGCGACGACGCCGAACGGCTTTCACTTCAACTGCCGGGTTCCGACAGTCCGGCCGCCATGACCCATTGGAGTTTTAGCCAGCTCGCAAGCCTCATCGGCGCGCCGGCGGCCTACCTTCGGCAGCTTCCAGCCCCGCTCGCCGGGATCAATCTGCAATATGGCTTGACCTCCCATCGCCCCGAGCAGGTCAAGACGCTCGAGGTCGAAAACAGTCGCGTCGAATTGCGCGCGGTGACCGGCCCTGACTATGGCCGGATCTATGACCATGAGCTCGTCTCCGCCGTGCAGCGGATTGCCGGAAACGGTACGGGCGACACACGTTGGAAGGTGCCAGGCGTGCTCGACTGGTCGACCGGAATCTACAATCCCAATGTCGACGTCACGGAGGAGACGACGACGCTCTATGCGTCGGATCGGGACGTCTTCCTCTTCCTGGTCGACGATCTCAATCCGATCGAAGCCGGCCATCTCCCCGACGGCTCGCCAGATCTCTTCTTTCGAGGCTTCTACTGCTGGAATTCAGAGGTGGGCGCGAAGACGCTCGGGATTGCCAGCTTCTATCTGCGCGCCGTGTGCCAGAACCGGAATCTCTGGGGCGTTGAGGATTTCGAGGAGATCACGATCCGCCACTCCAAATACGCGGCGGCGCGTTTTGCGCATGAGGCGGCGCCGGCGTTGACCCGCTTCGCCAATTCCTCGCCGCTGCCCTTCGTCAACGGCGTCAAGGCGGCGCGGCAGCGGATCGTTGCCCGCAATGACGACGACCGCACGGAATTCCTGCGCAAGCGTGGGTTCTCGAAAGCCGAGACGGCGAAGATTATCCAGACAGTCCTCGCCGAGGCAGGCCGCAAGCCAGAGAGCGTCTTCGATTTCGTGCAGGGCATAACGGCTGTCGCGCGGGGCAAGAGCCACCAGGATGCGCGACTCGATTTCGAGGCGCGCGCCAAGAAGCTCTTCGATCGCGCCCAGTGA
- a CDS encoding helix-turn-helix transcriptional regulator — protein sequence MADESEQILKWNVRQRLEFIDFRLFWEGRVSRPDIAKLFGISVQQASGDVQLYQQLAPGNMDYDVALKRYTRLPSFRPVFTANSADRHLLRMVALKNGWMTKDETWFDGLPSYEVVSLPRRNTEPAILLGVLDAIRLKQEIEIAYQSMTGAPHGARNIAPHALAHSAGRWYVRAWSREHNDFRDYHLSRIGSTSVSGEAEVDFSLDYEWNHLIDLVIIPNPELTPERQKAVVVEYNMVDNALTMPIRLSLAFYLINEYNLDVPGGALDPLKQQIVLKNKDQVAQARDTSREMSRQALARAQRAT from the coding sequence ATGGCAGACGAGTCGGAACAGATACTCAAGTGGAACGTAAGGCAACGCCTTGAGTTCATTGACTTTAGATTGTTTTGGGAAGGCCGAGTGAGCCGCCCGGACATCGCGAAGCTCTTCGGGATTTCGGTTCAGCAGGCATCCGGCGACGTGCAACTTTATCAACAGCTCGCTCCGGGCAACATGGATTATGACGTCGCGCTGAAGCGTTACACGAGGCTTCCCTCGTTCCGCCCAGTCTTCACCGCCAACAGCGCGGACCGACACCTCCTCAGAATGGTCGCGCTCAAGAATGGATGGATGACCAAGGATGAGACTTGGTTCGACGGTCTCCCGTCGTACGAGGTCGTCTCATTGCCGAGACGCAACACCGAGCCGGCGATCCTATTGGGGGTGCTCGACGCCATTCGTCTGAAGCAGGAAATCGAGATCGCGTATCAATCCATGACGGGTGCACCCCATGGCGCCCGAAACATCGCACCTCACGCACTCGCGCACAGTGCTGGCCGCTGGTACGTCAGGGCGTGGTCGCGCGAACATAATGATTTTCGGGACTACCACCTCAGTCGAATCGGAAGCACCTCTGTTTCCGGCGAAGCAGAAGTCGACTTCTCCTTAGATTATGAATGGAATCATTTAATTGATCTCGTCATAATTCCAAATCCTGAACTGACACCCGAGCGACAGAAGGCGGTCGTCGTTGAATACAACATGGTCGACAACGCCTTGACCATGCCGATTCGTCTAAGCTTGGCATTCTATCTCATCAACGAATACAATCTCGATGTGCCCGGAGGGGCACTCGACCCGCTAAAGCAACAGATCGTCCTAAAAAACAAGGATCAGGTAGCGCAAGCTCGCGACACGTCACGCGAGATGTCCAGGCAGGCTTTAGCCCGCGCGCAACGCGCAACATAG